One window of the Salmo trutta chromosome 35, fSalTru1.1, whole genome shotgun sequence genome contains the following:
- the LOC115175125 gene encoding ER membrane protein complex subunit 7-like, translating into MLLHGRLSEFCIFLQAMFVLVCCFSDIESGPIATSGSAQPNGDRFKLEGRAIVPGVKTQDWISSARITVEGEEYIGFMRTDGSFVVNDVPSGSYVVEVISPGYKFEAVRVDITSKGKMRARLVNFIKTSEVIRQPYPLQLRSSGPHTYFMKRETWGWTDFLMNPMVLMMVLPLLIIVLLPKVVNTNDPEMRKEMEQSMNMLNPNPELPDVSEFMTKLFSGSKSSSTKAVGGSKASGRPAVKRR; encoded by the exons ATGTTGCTACATGGCAGACTATCAGAATTCTGTATTTTTCTACAGGCTATGTTTGTTTTAGTGTGCTGTTTTAGCGATATAGAATCGGGGCCTATCGCGACGAGTGGATCTGCTCAACCAAACGGGGATCGTTTCAAACTCGAGGGTCGGGCAATCGTTCCTGGAGTGAAAACACAAGACTGGATTTCATCAGCCCGAATCACGGTAGAGGGAGAAGAGTATATAGGCTTCATGAG AACTGATGGCAGCTTTGTCGTCAATGATGTTCCCTCGGGATCTTACGTTGTGGAAGTGATCTCACCTGGATACAAATTTGAAGCAGTCCGTGTAGACATCACGTCTAAAGGAAAAATGAG GGCCCGCCTGGTGAACTTCATCAAGACGTCTGAGGTGATCCGCCAGCCGTACCCGCTCCAGCTGAGGTCCTCTGGGCCACACACCTACTTCATgaagagagagacctgggggTGGACTGACTTCCTCATGAATCCCATG GTCCTGATGATGGTCCTTCCTCTGCTCATTATCGTCCTGCTCCCAAAGGTTGTCAACACCAACGACCCTGAGATGAGAAAG GAAATGGAGCAGTCAATGAACATGCTGAACCCCAACCCTGAGCTACCTGACGTGTCTGAGTTCATGACCAAGCTGTTCTCCGGGTCCAAGAGCTCCAGCACCAAGGCTGTAGGTGGCAGCAAGGCTAGTGGCCGCCCAGCAGTCAAGAGGAGGTAG
- the LOC115174380 gene encoding muscarinic acetylcholine receptor M5-like: protein MLSFKVNSQLKTVNNYYLLSLAFADLIIGVLSMNLYTSYILMGYWSLGNLACDLWLAMDYVASNASVMNLLVISFDRYFSITRPLTYRAKRTPKRAAIMIGLAWLVSFVLWAPPILCWQYFVGSRTVPADQCQIQFFSEPVITFGTAIAAFYIPVSIMTFLYCKIYKETEKRTKDLAELQGLTTSGHPETVNKPQKTVLLRSCFSSSNDRRDRRNQASWSSSNQSNVTKTTTRSDELAWARADQVISFNSYTSSDEETHHPISAATSQGSSKGQGQTENGQAPAGYGDDEESEYFPTATPPPKKSSKKGISYRFKPVSKDTSSPQNDKKPNTDPKTAPPCLSESDQTGGQNHHQNSSPSSSTTTTTTTTKPMDPVLKSQITKRKRMVLIKEKKAAQTLSAILLAFILTWTPYNIMVLISTFCSDCIPVSLWHLGYWLCYVNSTINPMCYALCNKTFQKTFKMLLMCQWRKKRGKDKLYWCGQNPAINSKMT, encoded by the coding sequence ATGCTGTCGTTCAAGGTCAACAGTCAACTAAAGACAGTCAACAACTACTACCTTCTCAGCTTAGCCTTCGCTGACCTCATAATAGGAGTCCTGTCCATGAACTTATACACCTCATACATCCTAATGGGCTATTGGTCCTTAGGGAACCTAGCCTGTGACCTCTGGTTAGCCATGGATTACGTGGCCAGTAATGCCTCCGTTATGAACTTGTTAGTCATCAGTTTCGACAGGTACTTCTCCATCACAAGGCCGTTGACCTATAGGGCCAAGAGGACGCCGAAGAGGGCGGCGATTATGATTGGTCTAGCGTGGCTAGTGTCGTTTGTCCTCTGGGCACCGCCTATCCTGTGCTGGCAGTACTTTGTCGGAAGTCGGACGGTCCCGGCAGACCAGTGCCAGATCCAGTTCTTCTCCGAGCCGGTGATCACGTTCGGCACCGCCATCGCTGCGTTCTACATCCCTGTCTCCATCATGACCTTCCTCTACTGTAAGATCTACAAGGAGACAGAGAAACGCACCAAGGACCTGGCTGAGCTGCAGGGCCTCACCACATCTGGTCACCCAGAGACTGTTAATAAACCCCAGAAAACAGTTCTGTTACGGTCCTGTTTCAGCTCCAGCAACGAcaggagggacagaaggaaccaGGCCTCGTGGTCCTCGTCCAATCAGAGTAACGTCACCAAGACCACGACCCGGTCGGACGAGTTGGCCTGGGCCCGGGCCGACCAGGTCATATCCTTCAACAGCTACACCTCATCTGACGAGGAGACTCATCATCCTATTTCCGCTGCAACTTCCCAGGGGTCGTCCAAAGGTCAAGGTCAGACTGAAAACGGACAGGCGCCCGCTGGTTATGGTGATGATGAAGAAAGCGAGTACTTTCCGACCGCCACCCCACCTCCGAAAAAATCCAGCAAGAAGGGAATCTCCTACAGGTTCAAACCGGTCTCGAAGGATACCAGCAGCCCTCAGAATGACAAGAAACCCAACACAGACCCTAAAACAGCCCCTCCGTGTCTCTCTGAGTCTGACCAAACAGGAGGACAGAACCACCACCAGAACTCCTCTCCAtcatcctccaccaccaccaccacaaccaccaccaagcCCATGGACCCCGTCCTGAAGAGCCAGATCACCAAGAGGAAGAGGATGGTCCTCATCAAGGAGAAGAAGGCTGCCCAGACCCTCAGTGCCATCCTCCTGGCCTTCATCCTAACATGGACGCCGTACAACATCATGGTGCTCATCTCCACCTTCTGTTCTGACTGTATCCCTGTGTCTCTCTGGCACCTGGGCTACTGGCTCTGTTATGTCAACAGCACCATTAACCCCATGTGTTATGCGTTGTGTAATAAGACTTTTCAGAAGACCTTTAAGATGCTGTTGATGTGTCagtggaggaagaagagagggaaggataaACTGTACTGGTGTGGACAGAACCCGGCCATCAACAGCAAGATGACATAA